The following are encoded together in the Pedobacter sp. D749 genome:
- the treY gene encoding malto-oligosyltrehalose synthase produces the protein MYKPTSTYRIQFHKNFNLKSLNEIIPYLIELGIGTIYASPIFEAMPGSTHGYDVVNPLKINPEIGTEAELIKISKKLKAAGISWLQDIVPNHMAFHPDNMWLMDILEKGNKSDLVHFFDIDLQKGDGRLMVPFLGEDLEIAIAEQKLKVLAIKGKYYLSYGDSNWPINAETARTLSTQDLNDINTDPNALTRIAQNQHYRLCNWQETDYNINYRRFFTVNALICLNMQHQETFDLYHRYIFELIDKGIFQGLRIDHVDGLYDPKEYLQRLRKAVGKDIYIVVEKILESGEELPKNWKVQGSTGYDFLAMVNNLFTNKEAEKPFNKLYQEVTGKKLDPSRLIYEKKSNILFKHMQGELDNLFELFLALKLADFSTVKQDDLKTALAEMLIAMPVYRYYNYQFPLAEAESLHVQNLLTPILQHKKLVKAGELLKKIFLENPKKANAAHNKKLSHFFQRCMQFTGPLMAKGVEDTAMFTYNRFIGHAEVGDAPDAFGMAVPEFHNEMHKRQQDWPFSINGSSTHDTKKGEDVRARLNVLSDLPDEWSQLVQQLKKTFESLKNQHTSFNLLHDNDVYLVLQTIIGALPFREDDDHEIENRLAQFIVKALRESKKRSDWANPDENYEEKLTEFSQAILTEKQESNSLIRNFLKRISDFAVINSLVQLTLKFTCPGIPDIYQGTELWDLSLVDPDNRRPVNYEDRTDLMAAFDVPANFKKLWEDRFSGKIKMWLTKTLLKIRKSESEVFERGAYLPLQVKGKYSQHICAFARQYKQQWLITVVPLGFAKCCKNQNVAADNFNWEDTQVLLPNEAPLGWQNLLTEKKEYKDPLFEGILISQLFNHMQLAVIKLISDNNPRSAGVLMHISALPSRFGIGDLGPGANKFVDFLAESRQRYWQVLPINPTKKETGYSPYSSNSSMAGNMMLISPERLFEQDLLNESDLNACMLPEAGPVDFKKVEEMKQRTLNKAYQSFKIKSDENLVNKFNLFCKNEQSWLADFSLYTCIKQYFKGKEWFNWPEKFKLKDAETIIDFEKSNQSEIEEIKWNQFVFYHQWYRLKEYANAKGIGLIGDLPFYLDYDSVEVWGQRENFLLDKNGNRTEVAAVPPDYFNEKGQLWGMPIYNWEKMKDNDFKWWENRLKKNQQLYNLLRLDHFRAFSTYWQVDASNEDAVDGTWKPGAGAIFFKTMERKLGKLPFIAEDLGEISADVEQLRKQFRLPGMKVLQFAFGDDLAGSVHIPHLYDSANFIVYTGTHDNNTTLGWFKNETDANLRKRLSKYVGTAVNEKNINPILIRLCYASIAKIAIIPMQDILQLDETARMNIPGKATGNWSWRANEQFIEEKTIKWLKAETELYGR, from the coding sequence ATGTATAAACCAACTTCTACCTATCGGATCCAGTTTCATAAAAATTTTAACCTCAAATCTCTGAATGAAATCATTCCTTATCTCATTGAGCTGGGGATCGGCACAATATACGCTTCACCAATTTTTGAGGCTATGCCCGGAAGTACACACGGTTATGACGTGGTAAATCCCCTCAAGATAAATCCAGAGATCGGTACCGAGGCCGAATTGATAAAAATTTCTAAAAAGTTAAAAGCTGCCGGCATCAGCTGGCTCCAGGATATTGTTCCCAACCATATGGCTTTTCATCCGGATAATATGTGGTTAATGGATATACTGGAAAAAGGAAATAAATCTGATTTAGTACATTTTTTTGATATTGATCTGCAAAAAGGCGACGGACGTCTGATGGTCCCTTTTTTAGGTGAGGATCTTGAAATAGCAATTGCAGAGCAGAAATTAAAGGTACTCGCGATAAAAGGCAAATACTACTTAAGTTATGGCGATTCTAATTGGCCGATAAATGCGGAAACAGCCAGGACCCTTTCAACACAGGACCTTAATGATATAAATACGGATCCTAATGCTTTAACCAGGATTGCTCAAAACCAGCATTATCGCTTGTGCAACTGGCAGGAAACCGATTATAACATTAACTATCGCAGGTTTTTTACTGTTAATGCGTTGATCTGCCTCAATATGCAACATCAGGAAACATTCGATCTTTATCACCGTTACATTTTTGAATTGATTGATAAAGGCATTTTCCAGGGTTTGCGGATTGATCATGTTGATGGTCTCTATGATCCTAAAGAATATTTACAAAGGCTTCGCAAAGCTGTTGGTAAAGATATTTATATCGTGGTAGAAAAAATTCTCGAAAGTGGAGAAGAGTTACCTAAAAACTGGAAAGTGCAGGGAAGTACCGGCTACGATTTTTTGGCAATGGTAAACAACCTTTTTACCAATAAAGAAGCAGAAAAACCCTTTAATAAACTTTATCAGGAAGTAACAGGTAAAAAACTTGATCCATCCAGGTTGATTTACGAAAAGAAAAGCAACATTTTGTTTAAGCACATGCAAGGCGAACTGGATAATTTGTTCGAACTCTTTTTGGCACTTAAACTGGCAGATTTTTCGACCGTTAAGCAAGATGATCTTAAAACGGCGCTTGCCGAAATGCTTATCGCCATGCCAGTATACCGGTATTATAACTATCAATTTCCATTGGCAGAGGCCGAATCACTTCATGTTCAAAATCTACTTACACCAATTCTCCAGCATAAAAAGCTGGTTAAAGCAGGAGAATTGTTGAAGAAAATCTTTTTGGAAAACCCAAAAAAGGCAAACGCCGCCCACAACAAAAAGTTGAGCCATTTCTTTCAGCGTTGTATGCAGTTTACAGGACCACTAATGGCCAAAGGAGTAGAAGATACCGCTATGTTCACCTATAACCGTTTTATAGGCCATGCGGAGGTGGGCGATGCGCCTGATGCTTTTGGAATGGCAGTGCCTGAATTTCATAATGAAATGCATAAACGCCAGCAGGACTGGCCATTTAGCATCAATGGAAGTTCCACCCACGATACCAAAAAAGGCGAAGATGTTAGGGCAAGATTAAATGTACTTAGCGATCTTCCGGATGAGTGGTCTCAATTGGTGCAGCAACTAAAAAAAACTTTCGAATCCTTAAAAAACCAGCATACGTCTTTTAATCTATTACATGATAATGATGTTTATTTAGTCCTGCAGACCATTATTGGCGCTTTGCCCTTTCGTGAGGATGATGATCATGAAATCGAAAACCGTTTGGCACAGTTTATTGTAAAAGCGTTACGGGAATCGAAAAAGCGATCAGACTGGGCAAATCCAGATGAAAATTACGAGGAAAAACTCACCGAATTTTCGCAGGCTATTTTAACTGAAAAGCAGGAGAGCAATAGTTTAATCAGAAATTTTTTAAAACGCATCTCCGATTTTGCAGTCATCAATAGTTTAGTTCAGCTTACCCTGAAATTCACTTGTCCTGGTATTCCGGATATCTATCAGGGAACGGAATTGTGGGATTTAAGTCTTGTTGATCCAGATAACAGAAGACCTGTTAATTATGAAGATAGGACGGATCTGATGGCAGCATTTGATGTGCCTGCTAATTTTAAAAAGCTTTGGGAAGACAGGTTTTCGGGAAAGATCAAAATGTGGTTAACTAAAACTTTGCTGAAGATCAGAAAATCCGAGTCCGAAGTTTTTGAACGTGGAGCGTACCTTCCTTTGCAGGTTAAGGGTAAATATAGCCAGCATATTTGTGCTTTTGCAAGGCAATATAAACAGCAATGGTTAATCACGGTGGTTCCTTTGGGGTTTGCTAAATGCTGTAAAAATCAAAATGTAGCAGCTGATAATTTTAATTGGGAAGATACCCAGGTATTGTTGCCAAATGAGGCACCTCTTGGCTGGCAAAATCTGCTAACCGAAAAAAAAGAATATAAAGATCCCTTATTCGAAGGGATTCTGATCAGCCAATTGTTTAACCACATGCAGTTGGCGGTAATTAAGTTAATTTCAGATAATAATCCGCGTTCTGCTGGTGTGCTTATGCATATTAGTGCTTTGCCATCCCGTTTTGGCATTGGCGATTTAGGCCCTGGCGCCAATAAATTTGTAGATTTTCTTGCCGAATCAAGGCAACGCTACTGGCAGGTTTTACCGATTAATCCAACTAAGAAAGAAACCGGATATTCGCCCTATTCCAGCAACTCTTCCATGGCCGGAAATATGATGCTGATCAGTCCTGAGCGCTTATTTGAACAAGACCTTTTAAATGAAAGTGATTTAAACGCCTGTATGTTACCAGAAGCAGGGCCTGTAGATTTCAAAAAAGTAGAAGAAATGAAACAGCGAACTTTAAATAAGGCCTATCAATCGTTTAAAATTAAGAGTGACGAAAACCTGGTAAATAAATTTAATCTGTTTTGCAAAAATGAACAAAGTTGGTTGGCCGATTTTTCACTTTATACCTGCATAAAGCAATATTTTAAGGGTAAAGAATGGTTTAACTGGCCAGAAAAATTTAAATTAAAGGATGCCGAAACCATCATTGATTTCGAAAAAAGCAATCAGTCCGAAATTGAAGAAATAAAATGGAACCAGTTTGTTTTTTATCACCAATGGTATAGGTTAAAAGAATATGCAAATGCGAAAGGCATAGGCCTGATCGGCGATCTCCCATTTTACCTCGATTATGATTCTGTGGAAGTATGGGGGCAACGTGAAAATTTTCTGCTGGACAAAAATGGAAACAGAACGGAGGTTGCTGCCGTTCCTCCTGATTATTTTAACGAAAAGGGGCAACTCTGGGGCATGCCGATATACAACTGGGAAAAGATGAAAGATAATGATTTTAAATGGTGGGAAAACCGGTTAAAGAAAAACCAACAGCTGTATAACCTTCTCCGTTTAGATCATTTTAGGGCTTTTTCTACTTATTGGCAGGTGGATGCCAGTAATGAGGATGCAGTAGATGGTACTTGGAAACCTGGAGCTGGTGCCATATTTTTTAAAACAATGGAAAGGAAATTGGGCAAACTACCATTTATTGCCGAAGATCTGGGTGAAATTTCAGCGGATGTAGAGCAGTTGAGAAAACAATTTAGATTGCCGGGGATGAAAGTACTGCAATTTGCTTTTGGCGACGATTTAGCCGGATCGGTGCATATCCCA
- the treZ gene encoding malto-oligosyltrehalose trehalohydrolase has protein sequence MEIDIRKRNIGLNFNENGEAEIRLWAPLAAQVSVLKGDGELTLALVDEGYGYWHLQTDQLRAHDQFAFKINPLTGGETLNRADPASLFQEEGPQGRSTAFDVNAFQWTDVDWKGVNLNDLIIYELHTGTFTSDGDFASIESKLDYLVELGITAIEIMPVAQFSGNRNWGYDGVFPFAVQNSYGGPLALQHLVNACHAKGLAVILDVVYNHVGPEGNYFSDFGPYFTDKYHTPWGKAINFDDAGCDAVRNFFIENALMWFRDFHIDALRLDAVHAIKDLSPVHILEEIKTYIEKLSQFTGRAYQLIVELDLNDERYIRPQSEYGYGMDAQWVDEFHHALRVCTGQTKEGYYSDFNGVTDLAKSYRDAYVYTGQYSAHQQRKFGMPLQQVSGAKFVVFSQNHDQVGNRMLGERSSKLVSFEMLKVMAAAVFCSPFLPLIFMGEEWAETNPFQFFVSHSDEELIEAVRKGRKAEFAAFHNNGDTPEPQAVSTFERSKPDWEKIGESKHKTMLSYYKTLIALRKEHPVLANLDRNTVHAEAFSEKNCLVLKRWKDSEEIMALFNFSKQIQTLSIDQAFQHAPVLLDSTLIKWNGPNPKSNQVSAEGQITLFPESILILYKTDV, from the coding sequence ATGGAAATAGATATACGAAAGAGAAATATTGGACTAAATTTTAATGAAAACGGGGAAGCTGAAATCAGGCTTTGGGCGCCGCTGGCCGCACAGGTTTCTGTGTTAAAAGGAGATGGCGAACTTACTTTAGCGCTGGTTGATGAGGGTTATGGTTACTGGCATTTGCAAACAGACCAGCTCAGAGCACATGATCAATTTGCCTTTAAAATTAATCCTCTAACCGGTGGAGAAACGCTAAATCGGGCAGATCCAGCTTCTTTATTTCAGGAAGAAGGACCTCAAGGACGCTCTACGGCATTTGATGTAAATGCTTTTCAATGGACGGATGTGGATTGGAAAGGAGTTAACCTGAATGATCTCATCATCTACGAGCTCCACACCGGAACCTTTACATCAGATGGAGATTTTGCCTCAATTGAAAGTAAACTCGATTATCTTGTTGAGCTTGGCATTACAGCCATAGAGATTATGCCGGTTGCACAATTTTCGGGCAATAGAAACTGGGGTTACGACGGCGTATTTCCATTTGCGGTGCAAAATAGTTACGGCGGACCACTGGCTTTACAGCATTTAGTTAATGCCTGTCATGCTAAAGGTTTGGCGGTAATTTTAGATGTTGTTTATAACCATGTTGGGCCAGAAGGAAACTATTTCTCCGATTTTGGTCCCTATTTTACAGATAAATACCATACCCCATGGGGGAAGGCCATTAATTTTGATGATGCAGGCTGCGATGCCGTGCGTAATTTCTTTATCGAAAATGCCTTAATGTGGTTCAGGGACTTTCATATCGACGCCCTTAGGTTGGATGCGGTACATGCAATTAAAGATTTAAGTCCTGTACATATTCTTGAGGAGATTAAAACGTATATCGAAAAACTTTCCCAATTTACGGGCAGGGCGTACCAATTGATTGTTGAACTTGATTTAAATGACGAGCGTTATATCCGGCCTCAAAGCGAATACGGTTATGGAATGGATGCCCAGTGGGTCGATGAGTTTCATCATGCACTCCGGGTTTGTACCGGACAGACAAAAGAGGGATATTATTCAGATTTTAATGGCGTAACAGATCTGGCTAAATCCTATCGGGATGCTTATGTGTACACCGGACAATACTCTGCGCACCAGCAGAGGAAATTTGGAATGCCCTTACAACAAGTTTCAGGTGCTAAATTTGTTGTTTTTTCACAAAATCACGATCAGGTGGGTAACCGTATGCTGGGCGAAAGAAGCAGTAAGCTGGTTAGCTTTGAAATGTTAAAGGTGATGGCTGCAGCAGTTTTTTGCAGTCCGTTTTTACCCTTAATATTTATGGGTGAAGAATGGGCAGAAACCAATCCTTTCCAGTTTTTTGTGAGCCATAGCGATGAGGAACTGATAGAAGCTGTAAGGAAAGGAAGAAAGGCAGAATTTGCGGCTTTCCACAATAATGGAGATACACCCGAACCCCAGGCAGTCTCTACTTTCGAACGTTCTAAACCCGACTGGGAAAAAATAGGTGAATCGAAGCACAAAACCATGCTCAGCTATTATAAAACTTTAATTGCATTGCGGAAAGAACATCCCGTGCTTGCTAACCTGGATCGGAATACTGTGCATGCGGAAGCTTTTTCTGAAAAAAATTGCCTGGTATTAAAGCGCTGGAAGGATAGCGAAGAAATCATGGCCTTGTTCAATTTTTCTAAACAAATACAAACCCTATCCATTGATCAGGCATTTCAACATGCCCCGGTGCTGTTAGATTCTACTTTGATAAAATGGAATGGCCCAAATCCAAAATCTAACCAGGTATCTGCTGAAGGCCAGATTACTTTATTTCCCGAATCAATTCTTATTCTTTACAAAACAGATGTATAA
- a CDS encoding SDR family oxidoreductase → MDKKNNITRREAIGGLGIGLASMAISPNLTAATLSESNYSPLAALEDPTTKYPRPPFNHQNQPWPALASKMVPRPDHGETSYKGSGRLMGRKALITGGDSGMGRAAAIAYAREGADVAIGYLPQEEPDAKEVIELIKKAGRKAVAIPGDIRDEAFCKKLVDTAVSQLGGLDILVSNAARQQSTPSLADLTSDQFDWTIKTNIYAPFWIIKAALPYLKPGSSIIGTTSVQATDPSPDLYDYAQTKAATTNFVKSLAKQLGPKGIRVNGVAPGPIWTPLQMGGGSTPEKLKEFGKDTALGRPGQPAELASIYVQLAANDASFSTGQIYGAAGGNGQP, encoded by the coding sequence ATGGACAAGAAAAACAATATTACACGACGCGAGGCAATTGGGGGCCTCGGAATTGGACTAGCAAGCATGGCCATTTCACCTAATTTAACTGCAGCAACATTAAGTGAAAGCAATTATTCGCCCCTTGCAGCGCTTGAAGATCCTACAACCAAGTATCCCCGACCGCCTTTTAACCATCAAAATCAGCCATGGCCGGCATTGGCCAGCAAAATGGTGCCAAGACCCGATCACGGCGAAACCAGTTATAAAGGTTCGGGAAGATTGATGGGCAGAAAGGCACTTATTACTGGTGGCGACTCTGGAATGGGTAGAGCCGCAGCCATTGCCTACGCCAGAGAAGGTGCAGATGTTGCTATCGGTTATCTTCCACAGGAAGAGCCGGATGCTAAAGAAGTAATTGAGCTGATAAAAAAGGCTGGTCGTAAAGCGGTTGCAATCCCCGGCGATATCAGAGATGAAGCCTTTTGCAAAAAACTGGTAGATACCGCTGTAAGCCAGTTGGGTGGCCTCGATATCCTGGTGAGTAATGCTGCAAGACAACAGAGTACGCCCTCACTTGCTGATTTAACCAGCGATCAGTTTGACTGGACGATAAAAACAAACATATATGCCCCGTTCTGGATTATTAAAGCGGCCTTACCATATCTAAAACCCGGATCGTCTATAATCGGAACCACTTCGGTACAAGCAACCGATCCTTCGCCTGATCTTTATGATTATGCACAAACAAAAGCCGCTACAACAAATTTTGTAAAATCACTGGCTAAACAACTTGGCCCCAAAGGCATTCGGGTAAATGGTGTTGCTCCTGGCCCGATATGGACTCCATTACAAATGGGAGGTGGTTCAACCCCTGAGAAACTTAAAGAATTTGGTAAAGACACTGCATTGGGCAGACCAGGCCAACCTGCAGAACTGGCATCGATTTATGTTCAGCTTGCTGCAAATGATGCGAGTTTTTCGACTGGGCAGATATACGGTGCTGCTGGTGGAAACGGGCAACCATAA
- a CDS encoding SDR family oxidoreductase, protein MDDKKHFALITGASSGIGYELANLFANDRFNLVIVGRDEAKLKRAAVVLEECGVEVITITADLFEPNAAFELYEQIKAKNIQIDVLVNDAGQGVYGKFVDTDLNKELDIIKLNISSLVTLTKLYVCEMVARGSGKILNVASVAGKIPGPYQAVYHGTKAFVHSFTEAVRAEIKDTPVTITSLLPGPTDTDFFRKADMLDSKIVQEGELADPADVAKDGYEAMIAGKDMVISGFKNKLQVAMGNVTPDSLLAEQTGKQQEPVDDQS, encoded by the coding sequence ATGGATGACAAAAAACATTTTGCCCTTATTACCGGGGCAAGCAGTGGCATTGGCTATGAACTTGCAAACCTTTTTGCAAACGATCGCTTTAACCTGGTTATTGTTGGCAGGGACGAGGCAAAGTTGAAACGGGCTGCAGTTGTGCTCGAAGAATGCGGTGTTGAAGTAATAACAATTACTGCCGATCTTTTTGAGCCAAATGCTGCTTTTGAGTTGTATGAACAAATAAAAGCGAAAAATATACAGATAGATGTGCTGGTTAATGATGCGGGACAAGGTGTTTACGGCAAGTTTGTAGATACTGACCTTAATAAGGAACTTGATATCATCAAGCTTAATATTTCTTCTTTAGTAACCTTAACCAAGTTGTATGTATGCGAAATGGTAGCCCGGGGAAGCGGTAAGATATTAAATGTCGCTTCGGTTGCAGGAAAAATTCCTGGACCATATCAGGCAGTTTACCATGGAACAAAAGCATTTGTACATTCTTTCACCGAAGCTGTTCGTGCCGAAATTAAAGATACGCCTGTTACCATAACCTCATTATTGCCAGGGCCAACTGATACTGATTTTTTTAGAAAAGCTGATATGCTGGATTCTAAAATAGTACAAGAGGGCGAGCTTGCAGACCCTGCAGATGTAGCTAAAGATGGTTATGAGGCTATGATTGCTGGAAAAGATATGGTGATCTCCGGATTTAAAAACAAATTGCAGGTGGCAATGGGAAATGTAACGCCTGATAGCCTGCTGGCAGAACAGACCGGTAAGCAACAGGAACCGGTTGATGATCAATCATAG
- a CDS encoding catalase produces MAKKTIVKDTSPIKQDNDKTAKLEAFVADATGEKLTTNHGVKINDDQNSLKAGDRGATLLEDFILREKITHFDHERIPERVVHARGSGAHGVFKVYEDMSSITRAAFLCDPGQETPVFVRFSTVAGSRGSTDLARDVRGFAVKFYTQEGNFDLVGNNMPVFFIQDAVKFPDLVHAVKPEPDNEMPQAASAHDTFWDFISFMPESSHMIMWLMSDRAIPRSYRMMEGFGVHTFRFVNASGVASFVKFHWKPLLGVHSVAWDEAQNISGKDPDFHRRDLWDAIEACAFPEWELGVQIVAEEDEFKFGFDLLDPTKLIPEELVPVQRIGKMTLNRNPDNFFAETEQVAFHVGHVVPGIDFTNDPLLQGRLFSYTDTQLIRLGGPNFHEIPINRPVVPVNNNQRDGYMRQTINRGKTSYGPNGIAANDPQQATAADGGFVSYNERIDAKKIRARSRSFFDHFSQARLFFNSQSEAEKNHLIDAFSFELGKVKMVAVRERMLGLLNHVDKGLAAAVAYALGLHVPLIPLQELNGSIPADADPADYSPEQKEGELTKSEALSMSGTLKDTIATRKIAILAADGVDGKSLSQVKDALIAQGAVVHIIAPKLGTILSQEDQQINVDESFLTAASVLYDAVYLPGGTNSSATLEAEANAVHFLNEAFKHCKAIAADSTAIQVLEATYFYKKLPDEYSQETVLREGIMVSDDLSSLVDLFIRMIAQHRFWDREVPRKIPA; encoded by the coding sequence ATGGCAAAAAAAACAATAGTAAAAGATACCAGTCCGATAAAACAGGACAACGATAAAACAGCAAAACTTGAGGCCTTTGTTGCAGATGCTACCGGTGAAAAACTCACCACCAATCATGGAGTCAAAATAAACGACGACCAGAATTCGCTTAAGGCTGGCGATCGTGGCGCAACATTGTTAGAAGATTTTATATTACGGGAAAAGATTACCCATTTCGACCATGAGCGGATACCAGAGCGTGTTGTACATGCCAGGGGATCTGGAGCACATGGTGTGTTCAAGGTATATGAAGATATGTCTTCCATTACCAGAGCGGCTTTCCTTTGCGATCCGGGCCAGGAAACACCTGTTTTTGTTCGGTTTTCGACTGTAGCAGGATCAAGAGGTTCTACCGATCTTGCCCGTGACGTTCGTGGTTTTGCAGTAAAATTTTACACTCAGGAAGGAAACTTTGATCTGGTAGGCAACAATATGCCTGTGTTTTTTATTCAGGATGCGGTTAAATTCCCTGATTTGGTGCACGCTGTAAAGCCAGAGCCAGACAATGAAATGCCCCAGGCTGCATCAGCACATGATACTTTTTGGGATTTCATTTCCTTTATGCCCGAATCTTCCCACATGATTATGTGGTTAATGAGCGACAGGGCTATTCCAAGAAGCTACCGGATGATGGAAGGTTTTGGGGTACATACTTTTCGCTTTGTTAATGCATCTGGAGTGGCAAGTTTTGTGAAATTTCACTGGAAGCCATTGCTGGGCGTACACTCGGTTGCATGGGATGAAGCACAGAATATTTCTGGAAAAGACCCCGACTTTCATAGAAGGGATCTTTGGGATGCAATAGAAGCGTGTGCCTTTCCTGAGTGGGAACTTGGCGTTCAGATTGTTGCTGAAGAAGACGAATTTAAGTTTGGCTTCGACTTATTAGATCCGACAAAATTAATCCCTGAAGAGCTGGTCCCGGTGCAACGCATTGGGAAAATGACTTTAAACCGCAATCCCGATAATTTTTTCGCAGAAACCGAACAGGTTGCTTTTCATGTCGGGCATGTTGTTCCCGGAATAGATTTTACCAACGATCCACTTTTACAGGGAAGGTTATTTTCTTATACTGATACGCAACTAATCAGGCTGGGTGGACCAAATTTTCATGAGATTCCGATTAACAGACCTGTTGTACCGGTAAACAATAACCAGCGCGATGGCTATATGCGCCAAACCATAAACCGCGGAAAGACCAGTTATGGCCCTAATGGAATAGCTGCAAACGATCCACAACAGGCTACAGCAGCAGATGGGGGCTTTGTAAGTTATAACGAACGCATTGATGCGAAGAAAATCCGTGCGAGAAGCAGGAGTTTTTTCGACCACTTTTCGCAGGCGAGGTTATTTTTTAACAGTCAGTCTGAGGCCGAAAAAAACCACCTTATCGATGCCTTCAGCTTTGAGCTGGGCAAGGTAAAAATGGTTGCGGTGAGAGAACGTATGCTCGGCTTACTTAACCATGTCGACAAAGGGCTTGCAGCAGCGGTAGCTTATGCACTTGGGCTTCACGTTCCACTTATTCCTTTACAAGAACTTAATGGTAGTATACCGGCAGATGCTGATCCTGCTGATTATAGCCCGGAGCAGAAAGAAGGCGAACTTACAAAATCGGAGGCATTAAGTATGTCTGGAACGCTTAAGGATACGATTGCTACCAGAAAAATCGCAATTCTTGCAGCAGATGGCGTAGATGGTAAATCGCTCAGTCAAGTAAAGGATGCGCTTATTGCCCAAGGCGCAGTTGTACACATTATAGCGCCAAAACTGGGTACTATTCTTTCACAGGAAGATCAGCAGATCAATGTAGATGAGAGTTTCCTTACGGCTGCCTCGGTACTTTACGATGCCGTTTATCTTCCGGGAGGAACAAATAGTTCTGCTACATTAGAAGCAGAAGCTAATGCGGTACATTTTCTGAACGAGGCCTTCAAGCACTGTAAGGCAATAGCTGCTGATTCAACAGCAATACAAGTTTTGGAGGCTACGTATTTCTATAAAAAACTTCCGGATGAATATTCTCAGGAAACTGTTCTGCGTGAAGGAATAATGGTTTCAGATGATCTTTCTTCATTAGTAGACTTGTTTATCAGGATGATTGCCCAGCACAGATTTTGGGACCGGGAAGTGCCGAGAAAAATTCCGGCATAA
- a CDS encoding ferritin-like domain-containing protein, whose protein sequence is MKKQDSGSKPKLSAKDTVATSPALKELFKDGICDLYWAENHLVKNLPKMISSATSPVLKGAIESHLTETKGHVARLEKVFELLGEKPIAKKCDAMEGLSKEGESIIEETEAGTATRDVGIILASQKVEHYEIASYGGLFQLATTLGLTEIADILEQTLAEEKLADIKLTDIAENEINYKAAEEA, encoded by the coding sequence ATGAAAAAACAAGACAGCGGCAGTAAACCAAAACTTAGCGCTAAAGATACGGTAGCGACTTCTCCAGCCTTGAAAGAACTCTTTAAAGATGGAATCTGTGATCTTTACTGGGCCGAGAATCATTTGGTTAAAAATTTGCCTAAAATGATTTCCAGCGCAACATCACCAGTACTTAAGGGCGCAATTGAATCACATCTTACTGAAACCAAAGGACATGTAGCCAGGCTTGAAAAAGTGTTTGAACTCCTTGGCGAAAAACCCATAGCAAAAAAATGTGATGCGATGGAAGGATTGAGTAAAGAGGGTGAAAGTATCATTGAAGAAACAGAGGCTGGAACGGCGACCCGTGATGTGGGCATTATATTAGCCAGCCAAAAGGTAGAACACTACGAAATTGCTTCTTATGGTGGACTTTTTCAATTGGCAACAACATTGGGTTTAACAGAAATTGCAGACATACTTGAACAAACGCTTGCTGAAGAAAAACTTGCCGATATAAAGCTTACCGATATTGCTGAGAATGAAATTAATTATAAAGCAGCTGAGGAGGCTTAA
- a CDS encoding ferritin-like domain-containing protein: protein MATTKTPAKKTAKPTGKTGKIENSEFHDFFVDELKDIYWAEKHLAKALPKMKKAATSPELAAAFEKHTQETEQHISTLEEVFSLLGEKATAKKCDAMAGLLEEADGIIADTDKGTMIRDAGLILAAQKVEHYEIATYGTLRVFAENIGHNDVAELLTQTLENEKATDVALTEIAVNAVNAEAVTE from the coding sequence ATGGCAACTACAAAAACACCGGCAAAGAAAACCGCAAAACCTACAGGTAAAACAGGAAAAATTGAGAATTCAGAATTCCATGATTTTTTTGTAGATGAGTTAAAAGATATTTATTGGGCAGAAAAGCATCTTGCTAAAGCACTACCAAAAATGAAGAAGGCCGCTACGAGCCCGGAGCTGGCAGCCGCTTTTGAAAAGCATACCCAGGAAACAGAACAACATATCAGCACTCTTGAAGAAGTATTTAGCCTTTTAGGAGAAAAAGCTACTGCAAAAAAATGTGACGCCATGGCTGGTTTACTGGAAGAAGCTGACGGAATTATCGCTGATACTGATAAAGGTACCATGATTCGCGATGCCGGACTTATCCTGGCTGCTCAAAAAGTTGAGCATTATGAAATTGCAACCTATGGAACCTTAAGGGTATTTGCAGAGAATATTGGCCACAACGATGTAGCTGAACTCCTAACGCAAACGCTCGAAAATGAAAAGGCAACAGATGTAGCCCTGACCGAAATAGCGGTTAACGCAGTTAATGCGGAAGCGGTAACAGAATAA